One Phycisphaerae bacterium RAS2 DNA window includes the following coding sequences:
- a CDS encoding B12 binding domain protein has protein sequence MKQVLTPKQVAQAIGVSEASVKRWTDKGMFAATRTAGGHRRLTVAGVVRYLRASGHELVRPEILGLPAASGRGEQSLERAAPAFREALEAGDGDAVWRMAFDLYLAGHTTCEICDKLIARAFHEIGDRWQHGHTEIYKERRAGEMCKTTLVNLQSILPSVEDDAPVAIGATLGNDPYFIPTTMVALVLREVGWRADSYGVGLPVETFIAASRDVQPRLLWVSSCYIDSPEAFLKNFAALQQEAAARGVPIVVGGRALTEPIRQGMKYTAYCDTLSHLIGLVETLHPTGARSARE, from the coding sequence CGCACAGGCAATCGGTGTCAGCGAGGCATCGGTCAAGCGCTGGACCGACAAGGGGATGTTTGCCGCGACGCGCACGGCAGGAGGCCACCGACGGTTGACCGTCGCGGGAGTCGTGCGCTACCTGCGCGCGAGCGGTCACGAGCTGGTGCGACCGGAGATTCTCGGGCTGCCTGCGGCGTCCGGCCGAGGCGAGCAATCGCTCGAACGGGCGGCGCCGGCGTTTCGCGAAGCACTGGAGGCGGGGGATGGCGACGCGGTGTGGCGCATGGCGTTTGACCTGTACCTGGCGGGCCACACGACGTGCGAGATCTGTGACAAGTTAATTGCGCGCGCCTTTCACGAGATCGGTGATCGCTGGCAGCACGGTCACACGGAGATCTACAAGGAGCGCCGCGCGGGCGAAATGTGCAAGACGACTCTGGTCAATTTGCAGAGCATCCTGCCGTCCGTGGAGGACGACGCGCCGGTCGCCATCGGCGCGACGCTGGGCAACGATCCGTACTTCATCCCCACGACGATGGTCGCCCTCGTCCTGCGCGAGGTGGGTTGGAGAGCCGACAGCTATGGCGTCGGCCTGCCGGTCGAGACGTTCATTGCTGCGTCCCGCGATGTGCAGCCTCGACTTCTATGGGTCAGCTCCTGTTACATCGACTCACCGGAGGCGTTCTTGAAGAACTTCGCGGCGCTGCAGCAGGAGGCTGCCGCGCGGGGCGTTCCAATTGTCGTCGGTGGTCGAGCGCTGACAGAGCCCATTCGGCAGGGCATGAAGTACACGGCCTATTGCGACACACTTTCTCATCTAATCGGTCTGGTGGAAACGCTGCATCCGACGGGTGCGCGGAGCGCTCGTGAATGA